A genome region from Chengkuizengella sp. SCS-71B includes the following:
- the argB gene encoding acetylglutamate kinase, protein MRCIMNPKSFVLKCGGSTLEELPKTFFQELKILQDEGYSPVIVHGGGPAISNTLTKLNIETEFINGLRKTTNEVLDVVEMVLSGKMNKEIVRKIQMNGANTLGISGVDGNLLEAEPVHNAEEIGYVGEIKQVNAELIQSLTNSGYIPVIAPIGIDRNGQRYNVNADTAAGAVASHIGVHKMIVVTDVPGILKEVNHQSEVLPNVTTNEIEEMIHFGEIFGGMIPKVRAAMKCIQGDVQEVIIVNGSEPNVLTKVLKGETIGTRITK, encoded by the coding sequence ATGCGGTGTATCATGAATCCCAAAAGTTTTGTGCTTAAATGTGGAGGCAGTACGTTAGAGGAACTGCCCAAAACCTTTTTCCAAGAGTTAAAAATTCTTCAAGATGAAGGATACTCACCCGTGATAGTCCATGGTGGAGGTCCAGCGATCTCAAACACACTAACTAAATTAAATATTGAAACAGAATTTATCAATGGACTGCGAAAAACAACAAATGAAGTATTAGACGTTGTTGAAATGGTTCTTTCAGGAAAAATGAACAAAGAAATCGTTCGAAAAATTCAAATGAATGGTGCCAACACTTTAGGGATTTCAGGTGTAGATGGGAACCTGCTTGAAGCGGAACCTGTTCATAATGCAGAGGAAATTGGTTACGTCGGGGAAATTAAACAGGTAAATGCAGAACTCATCCAAAGTTTAACCAACTCAGGTTATATACCAGTTATTGCTCCTATCGGAATAGATCGCAACGGACAAAGATACAATGTGAATGCGGATACAGCCGCAGGTGCAGTGGCTTCCCATATAGGGGTCCATAAAATGATCGTAGTCACAGACGTACCGGGCATTTTGAAAGAGGTCAACCATCAAAGTGAAGTGCTACCTAACGTAACAACAAATGAAATTGAAGAGATGATTCACTTTGGTGAAATCTTTGGAGGGATGATCCCAAAAGTTCGAGCAGCCATGAAATGTATCCAAGGAGACGTACAAGAAGTCATAATTGTTAACGGATCAGAGCCTAACGTACTAACGAAAGTGCTGAAAGGCGAAACTATCGGAACGCGGATTACAAAGTAA
- the prfB gene encoding peptide chain release factor 2 (programmed frameshift), with protein MIEPEVKQDMREIANRITQLRGSLDLDLKQEQIANYEEKMSAPDFWDDQNKAQKVISEVNAIKSVVEQFEGLATESEDTMLMLELAEEENDESLVSDIIASIKQLQQKLERYELQLLLNEPYDKFNAYLELHPGAGGTESQDWAEMLLRMYRRWADKKDFKVDTIDYLPGDEAGVKSVTLLIKGHNAYGYLKAEKGVHRLVRISPFDSSGRRHTSFVSCDVVPEIDDDVEIEINTEDLKIDTYRASGAGGQHINTTDSAVRITHIPSGVVVTCQNERSQIKNREQAMKMLRSKLYEKKIEEQQKELAEIRGEQQEIGWGSQIRSYVFHPYSMVKDHRTNVETGNTDAVMDGELDSFIDGYLRKQIDQD; from the exons ATGATAGAACCTGAAGTGAAACAAGACATGCGAGAAATCGCAAACCGAATTACACAATTACGGGGGTCTCTT GACTTAGATCTAAAACAAGAGCAGATTGCCAATTATGAAGAAAAAATGTCAGCCCCTGATTTTTGGGATGATCAGAATAAAGCACAAAAAGTCATCTCAGAGGTAAATGCTATTAAATCTGTAGTTGAGCAGTTTGAAGGTCTCGCGACAGAGTCTGAAGATACAATGTTGATGCTGGAGCTTGCTGAAGAAGAAAACGATGAAAGCTTAGTAAGTGACATTATAGCAAGTATCAAACAGCTTCAGCAAAAACTAGAAAGATATGAATTGCAATTATTATTAAATGAACCTTATGATAAATTCAATGCATATTTAGAGCTTCATCCAGGGGCAGGCGGTACAGAATCTCAGGATTGGGCAGAAATGCTGCTTCGTATGTATCGAAGATGGGCGGATAAAAAAGACTTTAAAGTAGATACTATTGATTATTTACCTGGTGATGAAGCAGGAGTGAAAAGTGTTACTTTATTAATTAAAGGCCATAATGCATATGGATATTTAAAAGCAGAAAAAGGTGTCCATCGATTAGTCCGAATTTCACCCTTTGATTCGTCTGGTCGCAGGCATACATCATTTGTGTCCTGTGATGTTGTACCAGAAATTGATGACGATGTAGAAATTGAAATCAATACTGAGGATCTTAAAATAGACACGTACCGAGCTAGTGGTGCAGGCGGACAGCACATTAATACAACGGATTCCGCCGTAAGAATCACTCATATTCCTTCTGGAGTCGTCGTGACTTGCCAAAATGAGCGTTCACAAATTAAAAACAGAGAGCAAGCGATGAAAATGTTAAGATCCAAGTTATATGAGAAGAAAATTGAAGAACAACAGAAAGAACTTGCGGAAATACGTGGGGAACAACAGGAAATTGGTTGGGGCAGTCAAATTCGCTCTTATGTGTTTCATCCATACAGTATGGTGAAAGATCACCGTACAAATGTGGAAACAGGGAATACTGACGCGGTGATGGATGGAGAACTTGATTCATTTATTGATGGTTATTTAAGAAAACAAATAGATCAAGACTAA
- a CDS encoding YitT family protein, giving the protein MQNKTQTKRSRRKEPFIQYGTTVYHIIEYLQLFIGTFIVAFSFNLLLNPNEIATGGVVGVSTILDSLFNWEPAITQWIINIPLFIAGVILVGKKFGVKTAIGSIITPLFILLTNDLTPPTNNLLLATIFGGVGLGLGLGIVFRGRGSTGGMDLAAQIIHKYTGLSLGLSLAVLDGLVILTAGIVISPENAMYALIGLFVTSKTINAVQIGLSYSKVAYIITNETEAVQEAIIQELDRGLTKLSGYGGYTEEEKLVFMVVVGQTEVTKLKTLVKTIDPNAFIILSDTNEVLGQGFKFTS; this is encoded by the coding sequence ATGCAAAACAAAACACAAACGAAACGTTCACGCAGAAAAGAACCATTCATTCAATACGGGACTACAGTTTATCATATTATAGAATATCTTCAATTGTTTATAGGTACTTTTATTGTTGCTTTCAGCTTTAACTTGTTACTAAATCCGAATGAAATAGCTACAGGTGGAGTCGTTGGGGTATCCACTATCTTAGATTCTTTATTTAACTGGGAACCCGCAATAACACAATGGATTATTAATATTCCTTTATTTATAGCAGGTGTGATTTTAGTAGGAAAGAAGTTTGGTGTAAAAACAGCAATTGGCTCCATTATTACACCGCTATTTATTTTACTAACAAACGATTTAACACCTCCAACCAATAATTTATTATTAGCCACCATTTTTGGTGGAGTTGGTTTAGGTCTAGGATTAGGCATCGTTTTTCGAGGTCGCGGTTCTACAGGTGGAATGGATCTAGCTGCTCAAATCATACATAAATATACAGGATTAAGCCTAGGATTATCCCTTGCTGTTTTAGATGGATTAGTGATTTTGACAGCAGGTATTGTCATTTCTCCAGAAAATGCGATGTATGCTTTAATCGGGTTATTTGTCACTAGCAAAACGATCAATGCTGTACAAATTGGATTATCATATTCTAAAGTTGCATATATTATAACGAACGAAACAGAAGCCGTACAAGAGGCGATTATACAAGAGTTAGACCGTGGTTTAACAAAGCTTTCAGGATACGGTGGATACACAGAGGAAGAAAAATTAGTATTTATGGTCGTAGTTGGGCAAACAGAAGTTACTAAACTTAAAACACTTGTTAAAACCATTGACCCTAATGCGTTTATTATCCTGAGTGACACGAACGAGGTATTGGGGCAAGGATTTAAATTTACGTCTTAA
- a CDS encoding acetylornithine transaminase yields the protein MSEKSCLFPTYARFPITFVKGEGSRLWDDQGNEYLDMMSGLAVTNLGHAPRSVKQKVKEQLDQLWHVSNLFTISNQEKLASLLTNICCADAVFFCNSGAEANEAAIKLARRYKQKVLGEDKYEIITFKQSFHGRTLATLTATGQEKIQNGFLPLPEGFVYAEYNNSADVKKHINEKTCAVMLEMVQGEGGVIPADVTFVKEVSDLCKKHDLLLIVDEIQTGLGRTGKWFAYEHYGIEPDIISLAKGLGSGLPIGAMLGKGKLIEAFNPGSHATTFGGNPVITSAAIATIETMTELFLPARAMELGEWMIAQLTDRLKDNPIVKEVRGKGLMIGIECVHPVAEIIKEAHEAGLLVVGAGPNVIRLLPNLLVEKKELQKAIDVICTKLEQHKTAWKEKVQ from the coding sequence ATGAGTGAAAAAAGCTGTCTATTTCCAACCTATGCAAGATTTCCAATTACATTTGTTAAGGGGGAGGGAAGTCGATTATGGGATGACCAAGGCAACGAATACCTTGATATGATGAGCGGTCTTGCGGTGACAAACTTAGGGCATGCACCCAGGTCTGTTAAACAAAAAGTGAAAGAACAGCTGGATCAGCTGTGGCATGTATCCAATCTTTTTACCATTTCGAATCAAGAAAAACTAGCCTCTCTATTAACAAATATATGCTGTGCTGACGCAGTGTTTTTCTGTAATAGCGGAGCGGAAGCGAATGAAGCAGCTATTAAACTTGCTAGAAGATATAAACAAAAGGTTTTAGGTGAAGATAAATATGAAATTATTACATTTAAACAATCTTTCCATGGTAGAACTTTAGCAACGTTAACTGCAACAGGACAGGAAAAAATTCAAAATGGCTTTTTACCTTTACCAGAAGGATTTGTTTATGCTGAATATAACAATAGTGCTGATGTGAAAAAACATATAAATGAAAAAACATGTGCTGTAATGTTGGAAATGGTGCAAGGAGAAGGTGGAGTTATACCAGCGGATGTTACCTTCGTAAAGGAAGTTTCTGATTTATGTAAAAAACATGATTTATTATTGATCGTTGATGAAATCCAAACAGGGTTGGGACGTACAGGGAAGTGGTTTGCGTATGAACACTACGGAATTGAACCAGACATTATTAGCTTAGCAAAAGGACTAGGGAGTGGTCTTCCTATTGGTGCGATGTTAGGCAAGGGAAAATTAATAGAAGCTTTTAATCCAGGAAGTCATGCAACTACATTTGGTGGTAATCCAGTGATAACATCGGCAGCTATAGCAACCATTGAAACAATGACAGAATTATTTTTACCAGCAAGAGCGATGGAGCTAGGGGAATGGATGATCGCTCAATTAACTGATCGATTAAAAGATAATCCAATTGTAAAAGAAGTTCGAGGCAAAGGACTGATGATTGGAATTGAATGCGTCCATCCTGTTGCAGAAATTATAAAAGAAGCTCATGAGGCAGGGTTGTTAGTTGTAGGAGCAGGTCCGAATGTCATTCGATTATTACCAAATTTACTTGTGGAGAAAAAAGAATTACAAAAAGCCATTGATGTCATCTGTACGAAACTTGAGCAACATAAAACAGCTTGGAAGGAGAAGGTACAATGA
- the argJ gene encoding bifunctional glutamate N-acetyltransferase/amino-acid acetyltransferase ArgJ, whose product MISEQTFKIIRDGSITTPKGFKACGLHCGIKRSKRYDLGSIVCEVPAEAAAVYTLNKIQAAPLGITKNSLQKEGKLQVIVVNSGNANACTGKQGEADALHMRTEAANVLGLPEHYVAVSSTGVIGECLPMDKILDGIRSLPSNVSTEGGRGFGQSILTTDLTEKNVCVEVEINGKPVYISGAAKGSGMIHPNMATMLGFITTDANIQSAQLQSLLNEVTDLSFNMITVDGDTSTNDTVMVMASGLVNNDSLHQNHPDWFVFKTAFQYVCEVLAKEIARDGEGATKLVEVEVVGAETDEDARKAVKTIIGSSLVKSAIFGADANWGRIIAAVGRADIPVNPDTIDIRLGEIKMMEQSTPITFDEHQAEFYLKKANEIHIHVNLNISNGCAKGWGCDLTYEYVRINASYRT is encoded by the coding sequence ATGATTTCTGAACAGACATTTAAAATCATACGAGACGGTTCTATTACGACCCCAAAAGGTTTTAAAGCTTGTGGACTACATTGTGGAATAAAAAGATCTAAGCGATATGATCTTGGTTCTATCGTTTGTGAAGTTCCAGCAGAAGCAGCAGCTGTATATACATTAAATAAAATTCAAGCTGCACCTTTAGGAATCACTAAAAACAGTTTGCAAAAAGAGGGCAAACTACAAGTCATCGTTGTGAATAGTGGGAATGCAAATGCTTGTACTGGAAAACAAGGGGAAGCAGATGCACTTCATATGAGAACTGAAGCTGCAAATGTGTTAGGACTGCCAGAGCACTATGTTGCCGTTTCATCGACTGGTGTTATAGGAGAATGTTTGCCAATGGATAAAATTTTAGATGGAATCAGAAGCTTGCCCTCCAACGTAAGTACTGAAGGTGGTAGAGGTTTCGGCCAATCTATTTTAACAACAGATTTAACAGAGAAAAATGTATGTGTAGAAGTAGAAATTAACGGAAAACCGGTATACATCAGTGGAGCAGCTAAAGGTTCAGGTATGATACATCCGAACATGGCAACGATGCTTGGATTCATTACTACAGATGCAAACATACAAAGTGCTCAGCTCCAATCTCTATTAAATGAAGTGACAGATCTTAGCTTTAATATGATTACGGTTGACGGAGATACAAGTACGAATGACACCGTGATGGTCATGGCAAGTGGGTTAGTGAATAATGACTCTTTACATCAAAATCATCCAGATTGGTTCGTTTTTAAGACCGCTTTTCAATATGTATGCGAAGTTTTAGCCAAAGAAATTGCTAGAGATGGTGAAGGAGCTACCAAACTAGTAGAAGTTGAAGTCGTGGGAGCAGAAACAGATGAGGACGCTAGGAAAGCAGTAAAAACAATCATAGGTTCTAGCTTAGTAAAATCAGCGATTTTTGGTGCAGATGCTAACTGGGGAAGGATTATTGCAGCAGTAGGTAGAGCAGATATTCCAGTTAATCCAGATACCATCGATATCCGACTAGGTGAAATTAAGATGATGGAACAATCAACGCCGATTACATTTGACGAGCATCAGGCTGAATTTTACTTGAAGAAAGCAAATGAAATTCACATTCATGTCAATCTGAATATTTCTAATGGATGTGCAAAAGGTTGGGGATGTGATCTGACTTATGAATATGTACGAATCAATGCTTCCTATCGAACCTAA
- the argF gene encoding ornithine carbamoyltransferase: MSVLEKDLIFNLKGRDFLALIDYSTEEIQYLIDFANKLKQTQKSGKLYQPLKGKTLGLIFEKSSTRTRVSFEVGMYQLGGSALFLSKNDLQIGRGESIWDTGRVMSGYLDGIMLRTYEHRKLVDLARGSTVPVINGLTDLSHPCQVLADLQTIVEQKGKLSGLKIAYIGDGNNMVHSLMMGAAKVGMNISVATPFGYEPDSEVIKLSQENGLATGANVEVHNDPKLAVEEADVIYTDVWASMGFEEEQSEREEAFKDFQVNENLTQYAKSDYLFMHCLPAHRGEEVTGDIMDGKHSIVFEQAENRLHAQKAIMASIL; the protein is encoded by the coding sequence ATGAGTGTATTAGAGAAAGATCTGATTTTTAATTTAAAAGGAAGAGACTTCTTAGCCCTTATTGATTATTCAACAGAGGAAATTCAATATTTAATTGATTTTGCTAACAAATTGAAACAAACACAAAAATCAGGAAAGTTATATCAACCGCTAAAAGGAAAAACTTTAGGGTTAATTTTTGAAAAATCATCCACTCGTACTAGAGTTTCTTTTGAAGTGGGAATGTATCAATTAGGAGGCTCAGCTTTATTTTTAAGTAAAAATGATCTTCAGATTGGACGTGGTGAGAGCATTTGGGATACAGGGCGTGTAATGTCAGGGTATTTGGACGGAATTATGCTTCGCACGTATGAACATCGTAAATTAGTAGACTTAGCTAGAGGATCAACCGTACCAGTGATCAATGGTTTAACCGATTTGTCACACCCTTGTCAAGTATTAGCTGATTTGCAAACCATTGTTGAACAAAAGGGGAAATTAAGTGGTTTAAAAATCGCTTATATCGGAGATGGCAATAATATGGTTCATTCGTTAATGATGGGAGCTGCTAAAGTAGGAATGAATATATCTGTGGCTACACCTTTTGGGTATGAACCAGACAGTGAAGTCATAAAATTATCTCAAGAGAATGGATTAGCTACTGGTGCAAATGTTGAGGTTCATAACGATCCAAAACTAGCAGTGGAAGAAGCGGATGTAATTTATACAGATGTGTGGGCAAGCATGGGATTTGAAGAAGAGCAAAGTGAAAGAGAAGAAGCCTTTAAGGATTTTCAAGTAAATGAAAACCTAACTCAATATGCCAAATCCGATTATTTATTTATGCACTGCCTACCAGCACATCGAGGTGAAGAAGTGACAGGAGATATCATGGACGGAAAACATTCCATTGTATTTGAACAAGCCGAAAATCGTTTACATGCACAAAAAGCAATTATGGCATCCATACTATAA
- a CDS encoding argininosuccinate synthase — MSKEKIVLAYSGGLDTSVAIKWIQEKYNYDVVAVALDVGEGKDLDFVREKALKVGSIESYVVDARERFADEFVLPVIKANAMYEGKYPLVSALSRPLISQILVEFAEKTGAVAVAHGCTGKGNDQVRFEVSIAALNPDLKVIAPVREWGLSRDEEILYAQKHNIPIPVDLDNPYSVDQNLWGRANECGILEDPWAEPPEGAYDMTVPLEKALDTPEEIELTFEQGVPVAINGVQKPLYKLILELNEIAGRHGIGRIDHVENRLVGIKSREIYETPGAVVIMNAHKELEFLTLPREVAQFKPIIEHKFSQVIYEALWFSPIREALMAFIEETQKNVSGIVRIKLFKGHATVVGRKSEKSLYDLELATYNSYDKFDHNSAVGFIELFGLPTKVQAKVNKK, encoded by the coding sequence ATGAGTAAAGAGAAAATCGTATTGGCTTATTCAGGAGGTTTGGACACTTCCGTAGCCATTAAATGGATTCAGGAAAAGTATAATTATGATGTCGTTGCAGTTGCACTAGATGTAGGAGAAGGTAAGGATTTAGATTTTGTTCGTGAAAAAGCGTTAAAAGTAGGGTCGATAGAATCTTATGTGGTAGATGCTAGAGAGCGTTTTGCTGACGAGTTTGTATTGCCTGTCATTAAAGCAAATGCAATGTATGAAGGGAAGTACCCTCTAGTATCTGCTCTTTCACGTCCTTTAATATCACAAATCTTGGTAGAGTTTGCTGAAAAAACAGGGGCAGTTGCGGTAGCTCATGGCTGTACGGGAAAAGGGAATGACCAAGTTCGTTTTGAAGTCTCTATTGCGGCTTTAAATCCAGATCTAAAAGTCATTGCACCTGTACGAGAGTGGGGACTTTCTAGAGACGAAGAGATTTTATACGCTCAAAAACATAATATTCCTATCCCGGTAGACTTAGATAATCCATATAGTGTTGATCAGAACTTATGGGGGCGTGCCAACGAATGTGGTATTTTAGAAGATCCTTGGGCTGAGCCACCTGAAGGTGCCTATGATATGACTGTTCCATTAGAAAAGGCATTGGATACACCAGAAGAGATTGAATTAACTTTTGAGCAAGGGGTTCCAGTTGCGATCAATGGAGTGCAAAAACCATTATATAAATTAATTTTAGAATTAAATGAAATTGCAGGACGACATGGAATTGGAAGAATTGATCATGTCGAAAATCGTTTAGTCGGTATCAAATCTCGTGAAATATATGAAACACCAGGTGCGGTCGTGATTATGAATGCACATAAAGAGCTGGAGTTTCTAACACTACCACGTGAAGTTGCCCAATTTAAACCGATCATTGAACATAAATTTTCACAGGTCATTTATGAAGCTTTATGGTTCTCACCGATTCGTGAAGCATTGATGGCATTTATTGAAGAAACACAAAAAAATGTTTCAGGTATAGTACGCATTAAACTGTTTAAAGGACATGCAACGGTTGTTGGGCGTAAATCAGAGAAATCATTGTATGATCTAGAATTAGCAACATATAATTCGTACGACAAATTTGATCATAATTCAGCAGTAGGTTTTATCGAGCTATTTGGATTACCTACTAAGGTTCAAGCGAAAGTGAATAAAAAGTAG
- the argC gene encoding N-acetyl-gamma-glutamyl-phosphate reductase — protein MNNAIRAAIIGSTGYGGVELIRFLINHPYVEITSVISSSSAGESIVAHFPHLNHVMELDLDQVNIDLIKQKSDIAFTATPSGVSSALIPDLLEAGLKVIDLSGDYRLKSGEIYEKWYHHKPPLTSHLNQAVYGLSEVFTEDIRTAELLSNPGCYPTAASLGLIPALFMKKIDPESIIIDAKSGASGAGRKLGLSVHYAELNENLKPYKVNHHQHIPEIEQTLSRFVGEQTTITFTTHLVPMTRGIMCTMYANLVEPCDEQQLIDQYRTYYNGRPFVRIRNKGNWPSTKEVAGSNYCDIGFSIDERTGRLTIISVIDNVVKGAAGQAIQNLNLMMGWDETAGLEMIPVYP, from the coding sequence ATGAATAATGCAATCAGAGCAGCGATCATTGGTTCAACAGGTTATGGTGGTGTTGAGCTGATTCGTTTTTTAATCAACCATCCATATGTAGAGATTACTTCAGTTATCTCTTCCTCCAGTGCAGGGGAATCGATAGTTGCCCATTTTCCTCATTTGAATCATGTGATGGAATTGGATTTAGATCAAGTAAATATAGATTTAATCAAACAGAAATCAGACATTGCATTTACAGCAACACCTTCAGGAGTTAGCTCGGCGTTAATTCCTGATTTACTAGAAGCAGGGCTCAAGGTCATTGATTTATCAGGAGACTACCGATTGAAGTCTGGGGAAATATATGAAAAGTGGTATCACCACAAACCACCTTTAACCTCTCATTTAAATCAAGCCGTGTATGGTTTATCTGAAGTATTTACAGAGGACATACGAACAGCGGAGCTTCTTTCTAATCCAGGTTGTTATCCAACAGCTGCTAGTTTAGGTTTAATTCCTGCTTTGTTTATGAAAAAGATTGACCCCGAATCCATCATTATCGACGCTAAATCAGGTGCTTCAGGTGCGGGAAGAAAACTAGGATTATCTGTACATTATGCGGAATTAAATGAAAATTTAAAACCTTATAAAGTGAATCACCATCAACATATTCCAGAAATAGAACAGACATTAAGCAGGTTTGTGGGAGAACAAACAACCATTACATTTACTACCCACTTAGTTCCGATGACTCGTGGAATTATGTGCACGATGTATGCAAATTTAGTAGAACCTTGTGACGAACAACAATTGATAGATCAATATCGAACGTATTATAATGGTCGACCTTTTGTGCGAATTCGAAACAAAGGGAATTGGCCGTCTACGAAAGAAGTAGCAGGATCAAATTATTGTGATATTGGTTTTTCAATTGATGAACGTACTGGCAGACTGACGATAATTTCAGTCATAGACAATGTAGTGAAAGGTGCTGCTGGTCAAGCGATACAAAATTTGAATTTAATGATGGGATGGGACGAAACTGCTGGATTGGAAATGATACCAGTGTACCCATAA